The genome window AGAACTGCGGGTTAGGGGTGACGCAACAGTTTGTAAAAAACCAATCGCATTTCCGTACTCTTGCCAGCTTGCAAATTGTGCCGGAGGGATAAACATCTGCACTGGAAGGTGTTTGGGGCTAGGTTGAAGATATTGCCCTATAGTGAGAATATCGCAGTCTACAGCTCGTAAATCCTGCATGACTTCACGCACTTCCGCATCAGTTTCCCCCAAACCCACCATGATCCCCGATTTGGTGTAAGTTTGGGGAGCCAACTCTTTGCACCGGCGCAGCAGTTCTAGCGATCGTTCATAGTTTCCTTGGGGGCGCACTCGCCGATATAAGCGAGGTACAGTTTCAGTGTTATGGTTCAAAACCTCCGGATGAGCTGACAGAATGAGTGCTAGAGCTTCCCAGTTACCACAGAGATCGGGGATCAAGACTTCGATCGTCGTTTGGGGTGAGGCTTGACGCACAGCCTGAATACAAGCCACAAACTGCGTAGCCCCACCATCAGGCAAGTCATCCCGATTCACTGATGTAATCACTACGTGCCTTAGCATCATCCGACTAACAGCCTCAGCTAACCGTAGTGGTTCAGTGGGATCCAGGGCTTTGGGTGTTTTCTCAAAATCAATATCGCAGTAGGGACAGGCACGGGTGCAAGCTGGCCCCATGATCAAAAAGGTAGCGGTACCCTTGTGGAAGCATTCACCAATATTGGGGCACGATGCTTCCTCGCAAACCGTGTTTAGTCCTAAATCCTGCAACACTGATTTGACATTACCAATACGCTCCCACTGGGGAGCTTTTACCCGTAGCCACTCTGGTTTAACTGTCACGTTTTTCGACGAAGAATGTTGTCTGAAGCAATAATTGCTAGGATACTAAAGACTGGCTGACTATTGCCAGCCATTCACGGGATGTAGCGCAGCTTGGTAGCGCACCTCGTTCGGGACGAGGGAGTCGCAGGTTCAAATCCTGTCATCCCGATTTACCACCATGCTCCATAGGGTTGTTGGCAATCTATCGTCACCAACAACCCAGTTTGCAAGCAAACGATTGTAGGCATCGGCGCAAAAATAACCAGCATCCGTAGTTACTGTTGATGAACCATAGTTATTTGTTCCCCAATCTACTTCAATAGTTTGGTTGCCGTAGTCTGTTTAGACAAGCCAATGTGTCACTTTAACATGACGGTAGCTGAATCAGCAGGTTTAGCAACGCGATTGTAGTGCTGATATGGTGCCTCTACTGATTCCCCACCGAGCTAGTACATACCTCTGGGAAGGATTTGCTCTAAATACGTTCAATCACAGATACAAATTTTTGATGGAATACGGATCTGTTCACAACTACAGGAAATATGACAAAAACTACGTGGTTCAAATTCCGTAACGTTTAAACTTTAGGGCAGTGCTTAAGGCTGCGATCGTCAGGGTGAACCTTAGTGGGTGCATGTCACTATTGCCTTCGGCCTTGCTCTCTCTCACCTGGCAAAGGTTTGCACACACGTTAGGGGGGAAATGTTAAGTTGCTCCCTGTTGCTCTTTAGGAGCGAGGGTAACGGGATGATGAGTAGAGAGCCAATGCAAAGGTGACCTGCTCTGGTCACGATCGCCGTAACTCCAGTGGTATGGCAGTGACTGCAAGCAGAATTCAACATCCTATCCATAACCTATTGTGTTCATGACTACATCATCCCTCGTGTCTGCTGTTGATCTTGACCACAGAAAGAGCCAGCCCTTTATCATGCGCCTGCCTCGGAGCTTAAGTTCTTTAGAAACGTGGAGCTTTGGGTTAAGTGGACTGTTTATTTGGCTAGGTACAGCACCTGGAATGCATACTGCCCTTGGCCCCCAGGCGATCTGGATATGGATCCCGACAGCCATCATTGGGATGTTATTGAACTTTCAAGTCAGGCGGTTAGGGATGGCCTGGCAGGAAATGTCTGGAGGCACACCTAACTATGCTGCCCGCTTGTTACGACAATATCCCGGCTTAGCTCGTTATGGGGCGATCGGCTATTGGTTAGGTTGGGTGTCAATTCCACCAATGAATGCCATCATTCTTACAGATTTAATTGCTGCTCTGTTAGAACCCGTTGGCATTGCCTGCCCCATAACTGCCCTGCGCATTGCCCTGACAATCATTCCCTATATCCTGGCATTCAGCGGCACTAGAGCCTTGGGTATTCTACATTCGTTTCTGGTGATTCCCGCAGCCTGTTTTCTGTTGGGTTATAGCATTTATGGCATAGGTTGGCTGATGCTGTCGCCCCAAAGCCCTGGCTTTTTTCCTGAGCGTTGGCCGAGCTTCTCTATTATCGATTGGCTGAAGTGGTACTTTATTGCTGTCTACGCAGCCTATGCGATGGAAACTTCTTCCTCCTTTGTTGCCGACAGTCGCAACCCCGTCAGAACCCTACAGTGCCTCAAAGTAGTAGCCTGGTTGAATCCAGTGGTTTATATTGGAGCATCCTGGGTGTTGATGCGCCTAGCTATATCACCAGAACTAGAAAGCAATGCATTCCTTAATCTGACAGCCTCTGCTCAAGCCTTTTGGGGGTCATCTGCCCATATAATTGTTACATTTCTACTAGCCTCAGGCTGCTTAATGAGTTCGGCCACGGCTGTGTCGAATTCTCCCCGTGTCCTATATCAGCTTGCCCTCGATGGTCACCTCAACCCAGTCTTTGGTGCTGTTTCTAAACAGGGCGTGCTAGGGCCAGGGTTAATTGCCACGCTAGTGCTGAGTCTCATATGTTTACTCTGGGGTGATGTCAGTCGAGTGGTCATGGTCACAGGCACTGGCTATTTGACTTCTATGATGGCGATGCACCTGGGGCAGTGGTTAAACCGCAACCAGCCAGAAGCTCTGTGGCCTCGCTGGTCATTAGCCTTCTTGGTTGTAGAAGGGGCAGCGTTGATTATTGGTGGTTTAGCCTGGAGTTGGTTAGACCTAGTGATAGGGTTGCTGTTGCCGATCGCCGTGCTGGCTGTAAATGCGATGCTGATCTACATCCCGTTTGCTCCTCTGCGGGCATCGTGGTGGTTAGGGCACTATCGACGGCAGTCTTACTACCTCAGTAGAGACCCTATTGTGATGCAAGTAGCCGTGCTGACTGTGCTGATCTGTGGTGCAACTTGCATCGGATGGCTCGTCAGAATGGTGTTGGGCAACCTGACCGCCCAGGCTAACATCGATATTCTGATTGTGCTGGTCATGCTAGTGGCGTTTACAGGGGTGGCGATCGCCTGTTGGACGATGTTGCCTCAAGTAGCTGCGATCGCTGATGCGCGGGAGCAAGCTGAGCATCTATTCGCAATCTCTACCAATGCCATCTTGGTTGTGGATGAAGCTGGTGTTATTCAGCAGGCTAATCCCGCAGCAGAAACCCTCTTTCAAGTGAAATCAGGTCATCTACTCCGCCAGTTCTTGAGGGATGCTATGCCAAACTTGGCTGATTTGCCTCAAGATTGGGCAACTCGCAGCGAACAAATTCTAATTCGTGCTGACCAGACAATCCGCACTGTAGAAATGGCGATTTCCCTACGCTTGCAGCAGGATCACCCTGAATACTTAGTCAACTTGCATGATATTACTGATCGCAAGCAGGCGGAAGAAGCCCTTCGCATCAGTGAACAACGCTTCCGAGATGTTAGCGATGCTGCTGGGGAGTACATCTGGGAGATCGACGCTGATGGTATTTATACATTCGTGACGGAAAAGGCGAAGTTTGTCAAAGGCTATGAACCAGAAGAGCTTCTAGGACATTCTCCCCTAGAGTTTATGCCCGACGAGGATGTTACCCATGTCACAGAGATTTTACGGCAAGCATCGGCTGCCAAAAGCAGTTTCAGGCTCGAACACCGAGACATTACACCCACAGGCGACATTTTCTGGGAAGAAGTCAATGGTTTACCAATGTTGGCCAATGACGGCACTATTATTGGCTTCCGGGGTGTAGGCATGAGCATTACTGAGCGCAAACAGGCAGAGTTGCTCCTGCGACAACAGGCTCAAAACTTAGAAAACACCCTCCAAGAATTGCAACGTACCCAATTTCAACTAGTGCAGAGTGAGAAAATGTCCTCCTTAGGCCAGTTGGTTGCTGGTGTAGCCCATGAAATTAATAATCCTGTGAACTTTATCTATGGAAATCTCACCCATGCCAACGAATATACCCAAGACCTGCTGGCCTTGGTAGCCCTTTATCAACATCATTACCCCAGTCCCCATGCAGAGATCCAGCGCGAAATTGACGACATCGATTTAGAATTTCTGATGGAAGATTTGCCCAAGTTGCTCTCATCTATGCGGGTAGGAGCAGAGCGCATCCAGAAAATCGTTACATCGTTGCGCACGTTTTCTCGCATGGATGAAGC of Cyanobacteriota bacterium contains these proteins:
- a CDS encoding PAS domain S-box protein, coding for MTTSSLVSAVDLDHRKSQPFIMRLPRSLSSLETWSFGLSGLFIWLGTAPGMHTALGPQAIWIWIPTAIIGMLLNFQVRRLGMAWQEMSGGTPNYAARLLRQYPGLARYGAIGYWLGWVSIPPMNAIILTDLIAALLEPVGIACPITALRIALTIIPYILAFSGTRALGILHSFLVIPAACFLLGYSIYGIGWLMLSPQSPGFFPERWPSFSIIDWLKWYFIAVYAAYAMETSSSFVADSRNPVRTLQCLKVVAWLNPVVYIGASWVLMRLAISPELESNAFLNLTASAQAFWGSSAHIIVTFLLASGCLMSSATAVSNSPRVLYQLALDGHLNPVFGAVSKQGVLGPGLIATLVLSLICLLWGDVSRVVMVTGTGYLTSMMAMHLGQWLNRNQPEALWPRWSLAFLVVEGAALIIGGLAWSWLDLVIGLLLPIAVLAVNAMLIYIPFAPLRASWWLGHYRRQSYYLSRDPIVMQVAVLTVLICGATCIGWLVRMVLGNLTAQANIDILIVLVMLVAFTGVAIACWTMLPQVAAIADAREQAEHLFAISTNAILVVDEAGVIQQANPAAETLFQVKSGHLLRQFLRDAMPNLADLPQDWATRSEQILIRADQTIRTVEMAISLRLQQDHPEYLVNLHDITDRKQAEEALRISEQRFRDVSDAAGEYIWEIDADGIYTFVTEKAKFVKGYEPEELLGHSPLEFMPDEDVTHVTEILRQASAAKSSFRLEHRDITPTGDIFWEEVNGLPMLANDGTIIGFRGVGMSITERKQAELLLRQQAQNLENTLQELQRTQFQLVQSEKMSSLGQLVAGVAHEINNPVNFIYGNLTHANEYTQDLLALVALYQHHYPSPHAEIQREIDDIDLEFLMEDLPKLLSSMRVGAERIQKIVTSLRTFSRMDEADCKTVDIHEGIDSTLMILQNRLKARPDRPGIEIIKHYGLLPPIECYAGQLNQVFMNILSNAIDALEESFDRPLET